A section of the Pseudomonas sp. Q1-7 genome encodes:
- a CDS encoding response regulator, protein MNAQQPVHILIADDDQDDCLMTREAFAECRISNPLHFVHDGEALLDYLQRRAPYDDEECYPMPGLVLLDLNMPRMDGREALHAIKSDPLLRGIPVVVLTTSSAEEDIVRSYDMGSNSFITKPVTYSGLLEVVRTLGRYWLEIVELPVDGKPV, encoded by the coding sequence ATGAACGCACAGCAACCCGTACACATCCTGATCGCCGACGACGACCAGGACGACTGCCTGATGACGCGGGAGGCGTTCGCGGAGTGCCGCATCAGCAACCCACTGCACTTCGTGCATGACGGCGAAGCGCTGCTCGACTACTTGCAGCGGCGTGCGCCCTACGACGACGAGGAATGCTACCCGATGCCCGGCCTGGTCCTGCTCGACCTCAACATGCCGCGCATGGACGGCCGCGAGGCGCTACACGCGATCAAATCCGACCCGCTGCTGCGCGGCATCCCAGTGGTGGTGCTGACTACCTCCTCGGCCGAAGAAGACATCGTGCGCAGCTACGACATGGGGAGCAATTCGTTCATCACCAAGCCCGTGACCTATAGCGGCCTGCTCGAGGTGGTGAGGACCCTCGGCCGCTACTGGCTGGAAATCGTCGAACTCCCCGTGGATGGCAAGCCCGTATGA
- a CDS encoding EAL domain-containing protein — protein MSRPESHWRLLLIDDDEDDFVITRDLLRQATDAPLRLDWCADYQQGLASILAQEYDLYLVDYRLGAESGLELIEQARQAGASRPIILLTGQGDARLDASAIALGAADYLVKGDFDSTQLLRSIRYAIDRGQATARLAESEQRYRLLFESNPEPMWVFNKENLRFLAANLAATRFFGYSQAEFLAMSVLDIRSREEQQRFLAYFNSNLRDVSIANPEAGLWRYRHKAGHEVMAEVLVHDFEFDEQPCCLVLAIDVTEKQRAREEATRREQSFRKLLDDTRDALLVVDGEGALRYANPAAEQLFDASQAQLLQLRFDLPHISEDLFEWSLQTPAGEELEVEIQLSETDWEGQQVRLLSLRDIGERKNSEKQLRLLKRSLEASYNGVVIVDAQEFDQPIIYVNPAFERITGYSAHEVIGHNCRLLQNGERDQAALDVIRHGLAQSSEAHVVLRNYRKDGTPFWNDLYISPVLNERGELTHFVGVQNDISEEMRYQDELSFNASHDVLTGLPNRTLLEDRLRQSCQISRRYQRSLAVMFIDLDGFKPINDSMGHHFGDQILLEVARRMSAQVRPGDTVARMGGDEFIVLLPDLAREEDVLQVAERLLADIARPYRVEGIDLHITASIGITLSDGLLDQPMQLIQQADLAMYKAKQEGRNSYQWFTNDLNQRVGERVVLRNELQKAIENRDFTLYYQPQVDGRSGRVIGLEALLRWEHPSRGFISPALFVPIAEDTGQIIPLSQWVLDTACRQIKELCEQGMSGPSMAVNISPVHFQRSNFVDSISAMLSKYGLDADLLELEITETVLLHNAERAIDTLHQLKRLGVKIAIDDFGTGFSSLNYLKSLPIDKVKIDRSFVQEIISDRHDAAITQGIISMAHHLRLKVIAEGVETEPQFAFLKKSQCDEFQGYYFAKPMPFAELQDFLRARMLTLEPGQPAGKEQEHAQTLLLLDDEENILRALGRLLRRDGYKILMATRAQDAFELLAKHDVQVILSDQRMPEMSGTEFLSRVKDLYPDTIRIVLSGYTDLKSVTDAINQGAIYKFLTKPWDDEQLRQNIHQAFREFSTARNS, from the coding sequence ATGAGCCGACCCGAAAGCCACTGGCGCCTGCTGCTGATCGACGACGACGAGGACGACTTCGTCATCACCCGCGACTTGCTGCGCCAGGCGACGGACGCGCCGCTGCGACTGGACTGGTGCGCCGATTACCAGCAGGGCCTGGCCAGCATCCTCGCCCAGGAGTACGACCTCTACCTGGTGGACTACCGACTCGGCGCCGAATCGGGCCTGGAGCTGATCGAGCAGGCGCGCCAGGCCGGCGCCAGCCGGCCGATCATCCTGCTCACCGGCCAGGGCGACGCGCGCCTGGACGCCAGCGCCATCGCCCTGGGGGCGGCGGACTACCTGGTCAAGGGCGACTTCGACAGCACCCAGTTGCTGCGCAGCATTCGCTACGCCATCGACCGCGGCCAGGCCACCGCGCGGCTGGCGGAAAGCGAGCAGCGCTACCGCCTGTTGTTCGAGTCCAATCCCGAGCCGATGTGGGTGTTCAACAAGGAAAATCTGCGCTTTCTCGCCGCCAACCTGGCCGCGACGCGCTTCTTCGGCTACTCGCAGGCAGAGTTCCTGGCGATGAGCGTGCTGGATATCCGCAGCCGCGAAGAGCAGCAGCGCTTCCTCGCCTACTTCAACTCCAACCTGCGCGATGTGTCGATCGCCAACCCGGAGGCCGGATTGTGGCGCTACCGGCACAAGGCCGGCCACGAGGTCATGGCCGAGGTGCTGGTGCATGATTTCGAGTTCGACGAGCAACCCTGCTGCCTGGTGCTGGCCATCGACGTCACCGAGAAACAGCGGGCCCGCGAGGAGGCCACGCGGCGCGAGCAGTCGTTTCGCAAGCTGCTCGACGATACCCGCGACGCCCTGCTGGTGGTCGACGGCGAAGGCGCCCTGCGCTACGCCAACCCGGCCGCCGAGCAGCTGTTCGACGCCAGCCAGGCGCAACTGCTGCAACTGCGCTTCGACCTGCCGCACATCAGCGAAGACCTATTCGAGTGGAGCCTGCAGACGCCGGCCGGCGAGGAACTGGAGGTGGAAATCCAGCTCTCCGAAACCGACTGGGAAGGCCAGCAGGTGCGCCTACTGTCGCTGCGCGACATCGGCGAACGCAAGAACTCGGAGAAGCAGCTGCGCCTGCTCAAGCGCAGTTTGGAAGCCAGCTACAACGGCGTGGTGATAGTCGACGCACAGGAGTTCGACCAGCCGATCATCTACGTCAACCCGGCCTTCGAGCGCATCACCGGCTACAGCGCGCACGAGGTCATCGGCCACAACTGCCGCCTGCTGCAGAACGGCGAGCGCGACCAGGCCGCGCTGGACGTCATCCGCCACGGCCTGGCGCAATCCAGCGAAGCCCATGTGGTGCTGCGCAACTACCGCAAGGACGGCACCCCGTTCTGGAATGACCTGTACATCTCGCCGGTGCTCAACGAGCGCGGCGAACTGACCCACTTCGTCGGCGTGCAGAACGACATCAGCGAGGAGATGCGCTACCAGGACGAGCTGAGCTTCAACGCCAGCCACGACGTGCTCACCGGCCTGCCCAACCGCACCCTGCTGGAAGACCGCCTGCGCCAGAGCTGCCAGATTTCCCGGCGCTACCAGCGCAGCCTGGCGGTGATGTTCATCGACCTGGACGGTTTCAAACCGATCAACGACTCCATGGGCCACCATTTCGGCGACCAGATTCTCCTCGAAGTGGCACGGCGCATGAGCGCCCAGGTGCGCCCCGGCGACACCGTGGCGCGCATGGGCGGCGACGAGTTCATCGTGCTGCTGCCGGACCTGGCGCGCGAGGAGGACGTGCTGCAGGTAGCCGAACGCCTGCTGGCCGACATCGCCCGGCCCTACCGCGTCGAGGGCATCGACCTGCACATCACCGCGAGCATCGGCATCACCCTCAGCGACGGCCTGCTGGACCAACCCATGCAACTGATCCAGCAGGCCGACCTGGCCATGTACAAGGCCAAGCAGGAAGGTCGCAACAGCTACCAGTGGTTCACCAACGACCTCAACCAGCGCGTCGGCGAACGGGTGGTGCTGCGCAACGAACTGCAGAAAGCCATCGAGAACCGGGATTTCACCCTCTACTACCAGCCCCAGGTCGACGGCCGCAGCGGTCGCGTGATCGGCCTCGAGGCCCTGCTGCGCTGGGAACACCCGAGCAGGGGCTTCATCTCGCCGGCGCTGTTCGTGCCCATCGCCGAAGACACCGGGCAGATCATCCCGCTCAGCCAGTGGGTGCTGGACACCGCCTGCCGGCAGATCAAGGAACTGTGCGAGCAGGGCATGAGCGGGCCGAGCATGGCGGTGAACATCTCGCCGGTGCACTTCCAGCGCAGCAACTTCGTCGACAGCATCAGCGCCATGCTCAGCAAATACGGCCTGGATGCCGACCTGCTGGAGCTGGAAATCACCGAAACCGTGCTGCTGCACAATGCCGAGCGGGCCATCGACACCCTGCACCAGCTCAAGCGCCTGGGCGTGAAGATCGCCATCGACGATTTCGGCACCGGCTTCTCCAGCCTCAACTACCTCAAGAGCCTGCCCATCGACAAGGTCAAGATCGACCGCTCCTTCGTCCAGGAGATCATCAGCGACCGCCACGACGCGGCGATCACCCAGGGCATCATCTCCATGGCCCACCACCTGCGCCTGAAGGTGATCGCCGAAGGGGTGGAAACCGAGCCGCAGTTCGCCTTCCTGAAGAAGAGCCAGTGCGACGAATTCCAGGGCTACTACTTCGCCAAGCCGATGCCCTTCGCCGAGCTGCAGGACTTCCTGCGCGCACGCATGCTGACCCTGGAGCCGGGCCAGCCGGCCGGCAAGGAACAGGAGCACGCGCAGACCCTGCTGCTGCTCGACGACGAGGAAAACATCCTGCGCGCCCTCGGCCGCCTGCTGCGCCGCGACGGCTACAAGATCCTCATGGCCACCCGCGCCCAGGACGCCTTCGAGCTGCTGGCCAAGCACGATGTGCAAGTGATCCTTTCCGACCAGCGCATGCCGGAGATGAGCGGCACCGAGTTCCTCAGCCGGGTCAAGGACCTCTACCCGGACACCATCCGCATCGTGCTGTCGGGCTATACCGACCTCAAATCGGTGACCGATGCGATCAACCAGGGCGCCATCTACAAGTTCCTCACCAAGCCCTGGGACGACGAACAGTTGCGCCAGAACATCCACCAAGCCTTTCGCGAGTTCAGCACTGCACGCAATAGCTAG
- a CDS encoding CmcJ/NvfI family oxidoreductase, which produces MPASVITTLTYLVKHDAKPYVHTEALTGDSEPHYFAEQEEREVTIHNGRPLADSLSLDKQGFEFHRRDTLVADLYDDTSVANLYYDEVKALIMELTGASRVVVFDHTRRSDAERRDIRGPASRVHNDYTECSGPERIRDVLGGDQAAALAAMPVAQINLWRPMSGPVKRSPLAVLDASTLDPNDLLATDMVYPDRIGEIYHLAYNPHQRWYYFPDMRRDEVLLIKGYDSRHDGRARFTPHTAFQDPNTPPGAPPRESIEVRTLAFFD; this is translated from the coding sequence ATGCCCGCTAGCGTCATTACGACACTCACCTATCTGGTCAAGCACGATGCGAAGCCCTATGTGCATACCGAGGCTCTGACCGGTGACAGCGAACCGCACTACTTTGCCGAGCAGGAGGAGCGCGAGGTCACGATACACAACGGTCGTCCGTTGGCAGACAGCCTTTCTCTGGACAAGCAGGGCTTTGAATTCCATCGCCGGGATACGCTGGTCGCCGACCTCTACGACGATACCTCGGTGGCAAACCTCTACTATGACGAGGTCAAGGCCTTGATAATGGAGCTGACGGGCGCGAGCCGGGTCGTCGTCTTCGACCACACCAGGCGCAGCGACGCCGAGCGGCGGGATATTCGTGGGCCAGCCAGCCGTGTGCATAATGACTACACCGAGTGCTCGGGGCCTGAGCGTATCCGCGACGTGCTGGGCGGGGATCAGGCCGCCGCACTGGCAGCGATGCCAGTGGCTCAGATCAACCTCTGGCGCCCGATGAGCGGGCCCGTCAAGCGCTCGCCGCTGGCCGTGCTGGACGCCTCGACGCTCGACCCCAATGACCTGCTGGCCACCGACATGGTCTATCCGGATCGGATCGGTGAGATCTACCACCTGGCCTACAATCCGCACCAGCGCTGGTACTATTTTCCGGACATGCGCCGTGACGAAGTCTTGCTGATCAAGGGGTATGACTCGCGTCACGACGGCCGTGCCCGCTTCACCCCCCACACCGCCTTCCAGGACCCCAATACGCCGCCGGGAGCCCCGCCGCGCGAGAGTATCGAGGTTCGCACCCTGGCCTTCTTTGACTAG